A segment of the Panicum hallii strain FIL2 chromosome 1, PHallii_v3.1, whole genome shotgun sequence genome:
GAAATTTCTGATAGGATTACCAGAGCGGAGATTTCCGCTAATCCTGTCGCAAATTTCTGGCAGCAAGATAAGAATCAAGATCTATGCCTATTGACAAGTATGGAGAAAAATTTCCTGAGTAAGATTTGTTACTTGAGATGTAGAAAGCTCTGAAAAATAGTTTCCTGCAGTTAGAGCTTCGCACACGAGTAGATCAAAGCGCAACAAGTGATAAGCTAAATATGAACTACCAGAACATCAAGAACAATGAAACAAACACACGGTCGATAATGATTTGTTTACCAAAGTTCAGTTCCACACGTGGAACCTACGTCTCCGCTGAGGCACCCAAGAAGACCACTTTCTCCTTGAGCTACGTAGTCTTCTAACCCCCAAGGTCTAGTTAAGGTCACTTACTATATTGTTGGATGTACAAACATCCCAGGGCACACCACAACCTTAGATGCTCGACGGGCGacgcctagccatctaggaATCAAGattccaagagtaacaaacacaTCAAATGGATTCGATGAAGACCTCAAGTGCTCAAGTCTCGGTTGCGGCTCTCACAAGCACTCTCTCACTCAAGGTCTCACAAGCTTCACTTCCAAATCTAGCTTGAAATGCTCAAGAGTGAAGCAAATGGGAGGGAATGAATGCAAGAGAGAGTTTCAGGCATAGGGTTCGTCAAATGGAGGCAACAACCACAAATGAGGTGAGTGAGGGGGTATTTATAGTGTCACGAGTCAAATATGACCGTTGCCCAGCTCGTGTCAGAAATCTCCAGTAGACCCACTAGAAATTTCCATCACTTGGACCGAAAATTTCTGACACCTACCGGAAATTTCCGGTGGAACACGCCTCTGGCTGAGTGACCGGAAATCTCCGATGAACTACCGGATATTCCTGTTGCCCGGGCCGGAATTTCCGCTGGGAGCCGAAAATCTCCGGCAGAGGACGAATGTCACAAGAATATCGCTCTATTGTGTTCGTGTGGGCTAAAGTGTATCTCTCATGGGATTTCAAGCACTGAGAACCTTCATCAAACGATTTTGTGTCCCCCTTGATAGTATGGTATACTCTAAAACTCAAATATAAAAACTGTTCAAGCTATTTTCGGAGAGACTTCATGCCATCTTTCTTCTCATTTTTGAGGGGCTTCATGCTTTCAACCTTTTGCACACATAATCTATCACCTGAAAAAATTCCCATTTATACGTGTTAGTTCCTTAAGACTATTATCCTtaatcaccaaaacccacacgAGCCTAGATATTCTTTCACTAATATGTTTCAAAAGAGTTCACAACATTGATGTTCTATTTTTCAAACTAAAGCTCCATGCCTATCAAGTAGGCTAACGAAATCTAACCTACCCTCAATACTCCTCCCCTCCCTTTATTCACAGTTTTTAGTATGGAATGCTCCCCGCTTCACCCACATAAATAAGTTTAATGTCCTCTATAAAATTACAAACAATAAAAAAATACCATATCATCATACAATATCTATGTATGCTGATTGTTGTGTTATTGTTGTAATTTTATAAGAGGCAATTAGTTGAACCGATATAAAATTAACTACTATGTGatcttttttcttttatttattttactGGTTAATATGAGTATGTCTAATTATCTTCTTTAGCAATTGCTTGGTTTCTTACATATTCCAACTAATGAAACATAAAAAGTTGTGCAAATATTTTATATATACTATAACATTATTTTTTTACTAATTTAAAAATCTATTTGTATTAACTAATATGCAAAAGGAATATATTGACCAACACGGCAAGACTAATATTTTTTAACTACTACTTTTTTTTGACTACTAATCTTTTGTGTTGACGGGTTGGGACTTGAGACTTGAGAGCCATGGAGCACGGGCGCTTGGGCACCCCGTTTCTTCCCCCTTCCCGCAAAGCATCCAAACCAACCACCCCCGAAAGCCTAGGGGCCTCGAGCCTCCGCACCTGACCGTCTTCCCAAATTCTTCCCCCCATGCCGCCGATTCCTCCCCTCCCCCACCCGCAAAACCGCGTCTAGGGTTCTCGCCCCCACCCACCGCGGCCCAACCCTCGTCCCatccccttctcctcctcccgcgccgccgacgccgcggaGATGGCGCTGCTCGGCGACGCGCTGCTGCAGGCGTTCCTGATGCCGCAGCGCGCCTACGCGGCGCTCCGCGACGACGAGCACTACTCTCtcccgcgcctccgccgcccgctggTCGTGGCCGCCGCCTGctgcgtcgccgccgccgtggccgcgGCGGCGTGCGTCAGCCTCGGGATCGTGTTCCCCGCCGAGCCAGCCGAGCGGCCCTTCTGCCGGGAGCGCCGCATGCTCGAGgcgctgcccgccgccgccagcagcaGGGAGGAGGAGCCCGAGGCGTATCGCTACCGCGGGGGCGCCTTCTACATGACCACCGCCGAGGCCGCAGACTTCTACTGGATGGTCGTCTTCGTGCCCTCCGCCGTCCTCTTCGGCATCTCGCTCACCTACCTTGTAGCTGGTGAGCCCACAATCTCGTTCCCCATGTTATTTATGTGATTTTTTTTCTAGAACAGTATGTGGTATACCAGAGTTTATTAGTCTCACTGTATCGGACAATGGGATTGGGTTGAAAATTGCGGGTTGTGATTGCAATTTGAAGAGACACATTTGTATCTATCTAGAGCAGGATGTGTCTTTGTCCTGCTTCACCATGTGAACATGTGCATTTTTTTGATGCTGTAGTACATTTAACTTAAGTCGGCATTAGAGGCCTCATTTTGGTTGCAAATTACCAGCTATTTGAGAGAACTTATTTTGGAGCCACTTGTATTTGCACATAATATTAGAGTTGGTAGTGACTCTTGTAACCAGCTAGATTCCACATTGCGCAATAACCACAAAACCAGCCTTTACTTCAACCGCAACAAACATTTATGCCAAGAAGGTGGCCAGATTTTACTCCTGAAAGTTGGATTTTACCTGATTGGTTCCTTACACAGCTAATTTCTTGAGGTGATATTTATGATTAGCTGAAGGGAAGTGATCTTTATGCTGCAGTAGCTTCATGGCTCTATGTTTGCTTATTTTGTAGATGAGTTAAGTTGATATGGTTCATGTATACTCTGCATTAGGCTATCTTATTGTCATTGTTATTCATCCGTTTTTCATGGCAGCTGAACATTGCAGCAAAGCCTTTAAATTCATTTTTTCCCTCTCCAATTGAACATCAAACTGTTATAGAAAAAAATTTACATCAAACCAATACATACTTGCAGGAATGTCTGTTGCATATGCTGCTCCAAGAAGGCATCCCATGATCTGTGTTGTTGAGAATAACTTCTGTGCTTCTAGAAGAGGTGAGTTCGTATATGCATCCTTGTCAGATATCTTTATGAGATCCGGACTTATTTGGTGGCACTAAGAAATTATGAAGCTAGCTGAGGTCATTTACTcattccagctataacacattcAAATCTGTTAGGTTTCTGGAAGCATGCTTTTTCCTGCCCCCTGTTTAGTCTGTTGTTTAGATTGTCATGAGATATTTCATTCTCTAGCCCTAGAATTATATAGATCATTATCTCTTCCACTTCAGAATGGTTTATTACAATCACCTTACGGTAAATATCTTAGGTTTACAAAACAGGCAAGACATTAGATTGATAGAACAAATATATTGATTCAACATGTAACCATTATTAGTGTGCATAAGTTTAACTAGTACAAATCCTACGTTTCCATCTTGAGTAGCCCCTGATGGTATTTCCTGGTACTTCATATCAGTGTACATTCTGCAGAATGCAAACTCTACCGTTGTATTGTCTGGATACTGTTGACTATCTCAATAAATACCATATATTGGTAATGCAGAACCTCACAATAAGTAATTGTGCACTGAAAGAATACTTGTTACTATCAGAAATTTGTTATCCAATGTGCTATGCTATGCAAAGACAATAAAAGGTTATCTCTATGGTCATGATGATGTATAGTAAACTGTATTACAGTGTCATCCATATTTATTTCTCCAAATTGGTCATTTTAGTCAGTCAATTTGATCCTATTCCTGCAAGTCTTGATTGTACTGTGTTTCGCCCAGATAAAATACTAAAACTTTCTAATGTACAAATCCAACTTTACATATGACACCTGATTTACCACACACCATTTGATATTGCACCTATCTCAAATTGTGTTTTTGGCACAAACGTTTCTTTTGGTATCCATAAATAATACAAAAGTGAAATGCATCATTTGATATGGGCTAACGATGACAGCTTTATTAAGGAGGAATTAGGGATAACGTTCGCCAAATTGAATCTTGTTTGCCCTCCGAAGAGGCTCTGAACCTTAAGGACTCAATCTCTGGCTACCAAAACAATCCTGAACTAGCCGGCTTATATTATGCCAGTGACTAACAACAAAAGATGCGAACAGCCAAATCTAAACAAACTAATCTTTCCTGAACAAACTAATCTCCCTGAGCCGGCTGCTGTTGGCGCTTCCTGCGCAGGTAGATGCGGCCCACAAAGGCGTCCACAACATCATTGCTACCTAAAGAGATGTGTTACGTGTGCTTCTAAATTTTACAATTGATTATCTAAATCTCTAAAATTTTGTTCAGGTATGGCCAAATGAACAAACCTGACTTAATCAGCTACTTGCATGACATGGCATATTGACCTGATCTTCCTAAGTAAAATAAAGGGAAAGCTAAAAACTTTTCTCCAGATCCAATTTTTTTATCAGTTTAAGAAGCCAATCTCAACCCTATACTTTTTGAACTTTCTTTATTCACTTATACTCCATCTACTCTTCATACTCTTTTACTTGAAGTCTTGAATTGGCCTCTTAGTTATATTTGCATAGGCAGATTATGAAAAAGATGCATACATTTTGATGTTTCACAAATTTTGATTGATATCAGTTTTGTGCATGTCGGTGGGGGATGGGGTTAGGAGGCAGCATTGACTGAAAACAGTTGCCGGATGTAAGAGATTTGCACACAAGGAATATTTATTATTATGGTCTTGTTCTTTGGATAGCCATAGTGGAATGACCAATCCAGACATATGTGCGGGCTTAGCACTGAAGCGCAGATGCTTAAGCAACTACATGCTGAATGTTTTAACCACTGCATTACAAAAAATAAGCTCCCTGCACATGCTTAAATTCATGGTTTCACTATTGCAACTAGCAATATTTGATGCGCAAAAGGGACAATGATGCATCTTTTGGTCTTTCCATTGGAAATGTTTATTTTCCCTTTTCTCTATTAATATGTAGCTGGTTCACTGGTAAATATACTATGACAACATGCATCACCTTCATTCACATTCTCCCACCTTAGGTGTGTGTGCTTCTCTGCTTGTGCTCAAGAATGGAGAAATGTCCACCCACCACCATGAGTTATCTTGGAAATTGTGTTTCCTGACCTGTATACAAAATAGCTACCTGAGCCAAGCAACCTTTTTTCAACAAAAAGAATTAGTATTATGAAATCATAGACAATTAGCCACTAGTTCACTTTTTGTATGTTGAGATGTAGCCACAAATCCATTGATGATTGATTTTTAGTGATAAACAATTACTTGTACTTTGTCTTGTTAACACCACAACCAGTTATGAGCACCCAGATATTGTGTTGATGGCCGATTATCAATTATTTTAAGCAAGTGTTTTCCAAACTTGTATTGAAGATCTTTTCTATCCTAATGTAATAACTTGCATAACATCACGTATTAGTAAAAGAAATTGTGTGTTGCTGATTTGTAGGCTACTGGTTCTAAACTTGGTACCAGCACGACCAATCTAGAACCAGTAGCATGCATGTGCTGGTAAATTCGTTGTTAGGTCACTAATCTCATCTTGGAATTTTGCAGGTGGTGTTCGTTGCCTGGCTATACTTAATGCAGTTTTTGCGGTAGTATTTGGTCTCATGGCAATTGTTCTAGGATCAACATTGCTGGCCCTAGGAAGTACTTGCTCTGTTCCACTTTTCTGGTGCTATGAAATTACAGCCTGGGGTTTGGCAATCTTATACGGTGGCACAGCCTTCTTCTTGAGGAGGAAAGCTGCAGTTGTCCTTGACGAGGGTGATTACGCTACCCACAATGTGGGTCTAGAGATGCTGGAGTCCAAATTGGAAGTGACTCCAGAGATGCAGCGGCGCATAAGCGATGGTTTCAAGCAATGGATGGGTTcatcccatctttcttctgatGATGAGGATGAAGCCTCGGATGACTATATTGAGCACAATGTTCCTAGCCCTACTGCTTTGGTAGAACAACACAGGCGGGAGAACGATTTAGAGACCTGACTGCTGTATAAATAAATGTACATAGAGTTCCACTTATTGGTTGTGGTTTGGGTGTTGTAAATGCCTGGCTTGGGTTCGATTGCTAACAAATGATTGattttgttctttttttttcactAGAGTGGGGGAGAGGATGAGAGATTAGTTAGCTTCTCAAGTTCCTATTTGGGCTTTTCTATTTCTTATATTTCCCACATGGCATCCATATACATGCATAGAAAAAGTAGATAGCATCATACGTGTATGCACGTTATTCTCTGAAGTCAAAGTCACCTTGAAGTCTCTTGGCCTCTTGGACAGATGTATGCTGATTGCTGAGATCACCTGTAAGTGCTGAACGAGTGGGCAATGCTCAGGCAAATTGAATCATTTTGTACACGTTTGACACAGTTGAAGATCGCGTAGTTTCACATTTCCCCGGTTTTAATTGTGATAAGGCTGCGCATGATTTTTGGTTGTCACCATTAGTGAAAATTTGAGTAAATTCATGTCATTAGGCACTTGCTGTGGTGATCTGGCTCGCTGTTCACTTGACTTTTTGAGTCCTCTTGCATTCTGATGTTTTTACTATCTTACTTCAGTCCATAAAACAAGAGAGAACAAGAGAAGAGGGATATAGATTTCGATATGCATAATAATTCGCCAATCGGAAAGGGGATAACTGAGTCAAGAAGAATGATTAGCTTGAAACAAATAGAAGAACACATTGTGTTTTTCCTGACTGCAAGTTTCCCAGAGCCCAAACGCCTCCTCCTCTGGAGAACCGCTCTGGAGAGCCATGTACAAAGTACAGTACATACTAGTAGTTGAGAATCTCAAAATCAGTAGCTACGCGCAGCTAGCAGCAATCCTCCTCTCAATGTGTACGCAGACCAAAATACTCACCCTCTTCTTCCCCTCATCTAGAATCTTCTAGAACGCAGAGGCAAAGGACAGGAAACGAATCAGTAGAAGATGTCGAGGAGAACATCACTAGTAGGTACGTTACGTACGGCGTGCTGCGCCTCAGCTATGTACACACGTGCAAGAATCGGATCGGAGGATGATCCGCCGCCACCATCATCTTcttcgccggccggccgggcggtCAGTGGCGCGAGGAGGGGCTCCTCATGCCGCCGGAGGAGAGGGTGTCGACGTAGGAGAACTTCTTGGCGGGGGCCATGCTGGGCGCCTTCTTGAGGAGCTTGGCCTCGGCGTCGGCGTCCAGCGTGCCGTCCTCCCTGCGCTTCATCAGCTCGTCCTGGTCGAAGTGCCAGCCCATGAAGTCGAACAGCGTCATGGAGGCGGGCGCCTCGTTGAGcttctccagctcctccttggcGTCCAGCTTCCGCGCCGCGGGCGCCTCCGCTGCCGACTCCATCatccgccgcgccgcctcgctCGCCGTCAGGTTctgcgccgccgcgtccgcCGCCAGCACGTCCTCGATGCGGGACATGACGCTGTACGCCAGGCTCTCCAGCACGCGCGAGTAGCTCTCCAGGAGCGCGTACCCGACGTCCTAATAATAAataagcagcagcagcagcagcagccgccatGGACAGTTAATTCATCCGGTGTCAGTCACCTCGTCGATAGATCGTCTCACTCTCATCATCCATGGATGATGGATCAAATCAAATAATGCCAAGGATCGGAGCTTGTACCCTGTTGTACTGGATCTTGGAGATGTCGAGCTGCGACTGCGGCGTGCCGGGGAACTGGAGCTTGAGGAGGTGGAGGATGGTCTCGGCGCGCTCCTCGAACTGCTCGCGCTTCTCGAAGCTCACGATGGAGCTCCACGACGACTTGGAGTCCTTGGTCTGCATCTTGCGCTTCCAGATCACGGTGGAGGCCTCGATGCGGTTCTTGAGGTCCAGCACCTTGTGCTCCGTCGACAGGTCCATGCCCGCCAGGAACTCCAGCGGGTCGAACGTCTCCTCGGTGATGCTCCGGTAGATGGCGTCGCCCAGGCTCGTCTTCCCTTTCTGCATTCGCATTAACATTTGTTCATCCATGGTCATGTCAATCCCAACAATTAATGGATATGCCATTGTTTTGACTCTTGAGCATGATTGAATAATTGATCCAAATAAAccaggaaggaaggaaggaaggatcCAGAAGCTAGCAAAGCATTGCCTTTGGGAGCGACTCGATGTAGATCTCCGGGATCTCCATCTCCACGAGCACCTGCGCGTTGATGGCCATGGCCGCCTTGAGCACCTGGTTCACGCACTCCTTCTGGTACTGCAGCCACTTGCGGGTCACGTCCGACAGCCCCTCCGACGGCACCTTCACCGTCGGCATCCACCACTTGTCGTCGTCGCGCTTGTTGTCGCCGCCCTTCTCGTACCAGAACTCGGTCTGGTCCACGAAGTTGTCCATGTAGCCCTGCATCGCATTCATCGCATATTTGTTCATCGATCCAAGAACTTAATTTGAACGATCCATTATTACGGGCAGATCGAGAAGCTAGGCTAGGCTAGCACTCACGATGAGCATGGCGTCCAGCTTCCGCAGCGCGGGGATGTTCATCGCGAGGTCGCGCCGCTGCGCCGTCGACATGATCTGCATGCGGCCAATGCCAAGATCAGTTTGGTCCAAGACTCCAAGGCATGAATCGAAGGGACGACGTCGCtggaaaaacaaaagaaaaaaaaaggagcaAGACCTCCATGATTGTGCCGTTCTCCGCGGTCTGCCTTGTGGGCACGAACTCGACGACGTGGTCGGTGACGGAGAGCAGCCAGCCGACCTCCCGCTTCCAGCGCTCCTTAGTGTCGGGCGCCATGGGCTCCAGCTTGCGGTGCTCGCCGAAGACGGACGCCGCCAGGTTGGTGACGGCGTTGGAGAGCGCGAGCGCGGACGACACGCCCTTGCCGGTGCCGGACATGTCCTCGCCCAGCAGCAGCTTGGCGAACTTCTCCTTCATCAGGTCCAACTCTGAACGAAAATCCCGAGCAATCCAAGCAAGAATCGCATCATCATCAGATCATCAAATCAAACTGGATGCAGCACAGAAGAAATCCCAGAACTGGAAGGCGCACCTGAGGGCGGCCCGTCGCGGCCGAGCCGGGACCgcgcccccgcggccgccgcgcggccgttgggcagcggcggcgtgccgccggcgccggcgccattGCCAACGGACTCGTGCATTTCGGTGGTGTTGCTGCCGCTCCTGCGGAGGAAGTGCTCCTTGTGGTGGCTGTCGTAGCTGTGCGATCCGGTCTTGTCAAGGCTGTGGCCGCGCCGGAGGAAGCGCACCATCACCCAGCCCACCGCCTCGAGCTTGGCGCGCAAGGCGTGGGCGCGCGGGACCCGGCGGTCTtgcaccgccgcgccgcctcaGGAGGCGCCACCCCTGCTCCTCCCAGCTTGCGCCGCGCGCCGGCCGGCCCCAAGAACGTGCGCTCGCGCTCCGCCCCGCTCTGCTCCCCTCACCGCACAGTACCTCCTCCGGGCCGACGGCCGATCGATCCCCCGGCGACGGCtgcggaagcggcggcggcagctcagGCAAAGGGAACAGCAGCTACCGGCGGGCGAGGCGGGAACGGGGAGAGGACATGTCGCGCACGACGGCCGGGGGGATGTAGTTAGGCGAGCGACCCGGCCGGCCCCCGCGGGAAAACTAAAtgggggagggcggcggcggccctgcCTAATTTAAGCGGGGCGCGAACGTGCGGCGCATGTCGTCGGCCGGGCCCGGGCCGGGGCGACGGGGGATTCTAATTTTTCTCGTGCGCCCTTCTCTCCcccgtggcggtggcggtggtcggTAGCTGGGGGCCTTTGCTTTGTTTAGAGATGAGAGATTCAGAGGTGGGAGGCGAGGTGGAGGGAACGGGacggagagggagggggagggagcCCGGGAAAAACGGCGGGACAAGACGACGCCGCTCCCGCCCACTCCTTTGGCGCCAAATCGACTCCACCGGATGGGGCGGGGTGCCGTGTGCCGGTCAGCTGGTCGTCAATGGAGTCTTCTTCGCCGTCTGATTGCTCTGATCCGACGGTCCACGGGAGTTGCTAGGGGTTGAAAatgaatttttttattttaaccCTTTTTAATCTAATATTTTAATAATAGATCCTATAGAACTAAATTTTCAGGAATTAGCTCTTTTTTGAAAAATGTGTGTGTGGTTTTTGTTTATCTTCTAACATTGGGGAAAATAATAGAGATTGGGGTTGAATGAATATTTATACGGTAATGACCAATTTGGCCTCTAATGATTAAACCAACATGTAGTGGTCGTTCCGTTATTATGAGGTAACTGTGCAAGCCATCTTTGCTATAGGCACTATAATTAAGTTAGAAGGGGAGTCCGAAATGACAATAACCTAGGTGTACGTTTCACTTTAGTCAATCTACGCAAGGAGGT
Coding sequences within it:
- the LOC112899346 gene encoding rho guanine nucleotide exchange factor 8-like produces the protein MVRFLRRGHSLDKTGSHSYDSHHKEHFLRRSGSNTTEMHESVGNGAGAGGTPPLPNGRAAAAGARSRLGRDGPPSELDLMKEKFAKLLLGEDMSGTGKGVSSALALSNAVTNLAASVFGEHRKLEPMAPDTKERWKREVGWLLSVTDHVVEFVPTRQTAENGTIMEIMSTAQRRDLAMNIPALRKLDAMLIGYMDNFVDQTEFWYEKGGDNKRDDDKWWMPTVKVPSEGLSDVTRKWLQYQKECVNQVLKAAMAINAQVLVEMEIPEIYIESLPKKGKTSLGDAIYRSITEETFDPLEFLAGMDLSTEHKVLDLKNRIEASTVIWKRKMQTKDSKSSWSSIVSFEKREQFEERAETILHLLKLQFPGTPQSQLDISKIQYNRDVGYALLESYSRVLESLAYSVMSRIEDVLAADAAAQNLTASEAARRMMESAAEAPAARKLDAKEELEKLNEAPASMTLFDFMGWHFDQDELMKRREDGTLDADAEAKLLKKAPSMAPAKKFSYVDTLSSGGMRSPSSRH
- the LOC112879042 gene encoding uncharacterized protein LOC112879042, producing MALLGDALLQAFLMPQRAYAALRDDEHYSLPRLRRPLVVAAACCVAAAVAAAACVSLGIVFPAEPAERPFCRERRMLEALPAAASSREEEPEAYRYRGGAFYMTTAEAADFYWMVVFVPSAVLFGISLTYLVAGMSVAYAAPRRHPMICVVENNFCASRRGGVRCLAILNAVFAVVFGLMAIVLGSTLLALGSTCSVPLFWCYEITAWGLAILYGGTAFFLRRKAAVVLDEGDYATHNVGLEMLESKLEVTPEMQRRISDGFKQWMGSSHLSSDDEDEASDDYIEHNVPSPTALVEQHRRENDLET